One genomic segment of Pandoraea sputorum includes these proteins:
- a CDS encoding sigma-70 family RNA polymerase sigma factor — MPADDTLQRDTSLNTCNTCNTLQRLYNDHHGWLHGWLHRKTGCSHRAADLAHDTFVRLLERDPPRLLASPRAFLTTVAQRVLYNYWRREQIERAYLDALAQQPEALAPSPEERAIVLETLLEIDRCLDGLPSLVKRAFLLAQLDGLTHPEIATELGISLATVKRHLVRAGTQCFFAMEAA, encoded by the coding sequence ATGCCCGCCGACGACACGCTGCAGCGCGACACTTCGCTCAATACGTGCAATACGTGCAATACGCTGCAGCGACTCTACAACGATCACCACGGCTGGCTTCATGGCTGGCTGCATCGCAAGACCGGCTGCTCGCATCGCGCGGCCGATCTCGCGCACGACACTTTTGTCCGTCTGCTGGAGCGCGATCCGCCGCGTCTGTTGGCGTCGCCGCGCGCGTTCCTGACGACCGTCGCGCAGCGCGTCCTCTATAACTACTGGAGACGCGAGCAGATCGAGCGCGCCTATCTCGACGCTCTGGCGCAACAACCCGAAGCCCTTGCCCCGTCTCCCGAAGAGCGCGCCATTGTGCTGGAGACGCTGCTCGAAATCGACCGTTGTCTCGACGGTCTGCCGTCGCTCGTCAAACGCGCTTTCCTGCTGGCGCAACTGGACGGCCTCACGCATCCCGAAATCGCCACCGAACTTGGCATTTCACTGGCGACGGTGAAACGTCACCTCGTGCGTGCGGGCACGCAGTGCTTCTTCGCGATGGAGGCGGCGTGA
- a CDS encoding FecR domain-containing protein, with translation MTRSATFDATIAQQAVEWWVTLHSGDATETLRTACARWRAANPEHERAWLHIENADRRMRHVSGTLGAAVAQAALRAPRSRGRRMAVKAIVGALFVGTGAWVASDPMAVQWLRADARTGAGERRTLHLADGTTLVLNTRSAVRLSMDGDVRRIDLVEGEIMVTTGKDLTHMRHVPPRPLIVATAHGTLQPLGTRFVVRQIDGDADVSVQVFEGAVRVTPKSASSTDTASVRIVHAGEQATFNARGVEAALPLADGDGAWADGILVAVDMRLDTFLRELSRYRRGYLRCDPAVASLRVSGTYPLADIDAILGVLPHALPVSVSSVTRYWVTVGPRG, from the coding sequence GTGACGCGAAGCGCGACTTTCGACGCGACGATTGCGCAGCAAGCGGTCGAGTGGTGGGTGACGCTGCACAGCGGCGACGCCACCGAGACGCTGCGCACCGCATGCGCGCGCTGGCGGGCGGCGAATCCGGAGCACGAGCGTGCGTGGCTTCATATCGAGAACGCCGACCGGCGTATGCGTCATGTGTCGGGCACGTTGGGGGCGGCCGTTGCGCAGGCGGCGCTACGCGCACCTCGCTCGCGCGGACGCCGTATGGCGGTGAAGGCCATCGTCGGCGCACTCTTCGTCGGCACCGGCGCGTGGGTCGCCAGTGATCCGATGGCGGTGCAATGGCTGCGCGCGGATGCGCGCACCGGGGCGGGCGAGCGACGCACATTGCATCTGGCCGACGGCACAACGCTCGTCCTCAATACCCGCAGCGCCGTGCGCCTGTCGATGGATGGCGACGTGCGACGCATCGATCTCGTTGAAGGCGAAATCATGGTGACGACCGGCAAAGACCTGACGCATATGCGGCACGTACCGCCCCGGCCATTGATCGTCGCTACGGCACACGGCACGCTCCAACCGCTGGGAACGCGTTTCGTCGTGCGTCAGATCGATGGTGACGCCGACGTCTCCGTGCAAGTGTTCGAAGGCGCTGTGCGCGTGACACCGAAAAGCGCGTCATCAACCGACACAGCGAGCGTGCGGATCGTCCACGCGGGTGAGCAGGCGACGTTCAACGCCCGTGGCGTCGAGGCGGCGCTGCCGCTTGCGGATGGCGACGGCGCGTGGGCCGACGGCATACTTGTCGCCGTCGACATGCGACTCGACACCTTCCTCCGCGAGCTGTCGCGCTATCGACGCGGCTATCTGCGGTGCGATCCGGCGGTGGCGTCGCTGCGCGTCTCCGGCACGTATCCGCTGGCGGACATCGATGCCATTCTCGGCGTGCTGCCGCACGCGTTGCCCGTATCGGTGTCCTCCGTCACGCGGTACTGGGTGACGGTCGGACCTCGCGGATGA